From the genome of Mugil cephalus isolate CIBA_MC_2020 chromosome 2, CIBA_Mcephalus_1.1, whole genome shotgun sequence, one region includes:
- the tmed1b gene encoding transmembrane emp24 domain-containing protein 1b, producing MDALRGEVSRGGRRLVLAVLFLWCVGSVRGFGQNQDSEFTFLLPAGRAECFFQTAVKNGTMEVEYQVIAGAGMDVDFTIISPQGIQLVAESRRSDGVHVVEPTVEGDYEVCFDNSFSRFSEKMVFFEIIIEGQGGDVGGDDEWAGLEEPDGSLLEYKLEDIRESMDSLHRRLERSRQMQTVLRAFEARDRNLLEDNLWRVSFWSCASVLVMLCVALTQVYTVRKLFDDKRRVCT from the exons ATGGATGCTCTCCGGGGGGAAGTGAGTCGCGGAGGACGGCGGCTTGTCCTCGCCGTACTCTTTCTTTGGTGTGTTGGGTCTGTGCGCGGTTTCGGACAGAACCAGGACAGTGAGTTCACGTTTCTGCTGCCAGCCGGAAGAGCCGAGTGCTTCTTTCAAACAGCAGTAAAGAATGGTACGATGGAGGTCGAATATCAG GTGATAGCTGGTGCTGGTATGGATGTAGACTTCACCATCATCTCCCCTCAAGGCATCCAGCTCGTAGCTGAGTCTCGCCGCTCCGACGGAGTCCACGT GGTGGAGCCCACGGTGGAGGGAGACTATGAAGTCTGCTTTGACAACAGCTTCAGTCGCTTTTCGGAGAAGATGGTGTTCTTTGAGATCATCATCGAGGGACAAGGGGGAGATGTGGGTGGGGACGATGAGTGGGCAGGTTTGGAGGAGCCTGATGGAAGCCTCCTTGAATACAAGTTGGAAGACATCCGG GAGTCCATGGACTCTCTGCACAGACGCCTGGAGCGCAGCCGGCAGATGCAGACGGTGCTGCGAGCTTTTGAAGCGCGGGACCGCAACCTCCTAGAAGATAACCTCTGGAGAGTCTCATTCTGGTCGTGTGCCAGTGTGCTGGTGATGCTGTGTGTGGCCCTTACCCAG GTCTACACTGTCCGTAAACTATTTGACGACAAGAGGAGGGTCTGCACCTAG